One stretch of Ooceraea biroi isolate clonal line C1 chromosome 4, Obir_v5.4, whole genome shotgun sequence DNA includes these proteins:
- the LOC105280009 gene encoding LOW QUALITY PROTEIN: uncharacterized protein LOC105280009 (The sequence of the model RefSeq protein was modified relative to this genomic sequence to represent the inferred CDS: substituted 1 base at 1 genomic stop codon): MNTALMLYKSLHPSTDHFSFATRDISISAITKRSVLSLTARLFDPLGWLAPIIVRAKILFQSTWLHGLDWDTPLKDPDAKLWIDFQEDLPRLEEIQIPRYLPLRQPGSSIELHGFASASENTEVTLISAKTKVAPLKQVTLPKLELCAAELLVRLTAHLRDTVEARQAPVHLWSDSTVVLGWIRGHPSRWQTYVANRVSAIQTTLPTAQWHYVPGEDNPADCASRGISAGQLATHSLWWKGPAWLRSGPENWPSTSGSPLLQELPEARMRVYALLQQPKVEEPIELCRFSSLHRLIRVTAWSRRWLRHFQRTSGTQRHPQHPLTITAAEYDEAMLMSIQRVQALHYHNELDTLIKRRALPGVAPQQAGRRHEPSEDAPWRCTADAGLDSAAILDSSRPLTGQGDDPTLHTLCAMAGGDPQQLMGNLPSKRLTPTRPFLNSGVDYAGPVLLRTAKGRGHRAYKVFIAVFVCFCTRAVHLEVVSGYTADAFLAALRRFTSRQGLCCSITSDCGTNFVGADRQLRALFSASHPEQRRTVEGLAGERIRWQFHPPAAPHFGGLWEAAVKSVKHHLRRVVGEATLTYEEMSTLLAQVEACLNSRPLXALSDDPGDLEALTPGHFLIGSAINAVPEPSLREVPMNRLNRWQMIQKMRDHFWERWSQEYVNSLMPRLKWTALNAQVEVGRLCLLWIENSPPTRWPLARIVEVDPGDDGNVRVVTVRTPTATLKRPIVKLVLLPLSDTEN; encoded by the exons CACCCGAGTACCGATCATTTCTCGTTTGCCACCCGAGACATCTCCATCTCTGCCATCACGAAGCGATCAGTGCTGTCGCTGACCGCGAGATTGTTCGACCCGCTGGGGTGGCTAGCACCAATAATCGTGCGCGCTAAGATCCTTTTCCAATCAACCTGGCTGCATGGACTCGACTGGGACACTCCGCTGAAAGATCCGGATGCGAAGCTCTGGATTGACTTCCAGGAGGACTTGCCGAGGTTGGAAGAAATACAGATCCCCCGATACCTGCCGCTGAGACAGCCAGGAAGCTCTATAGAGCTGCATGGCTTCGCCAGCGCCTCAGA AAACACAGAGGTGACGTTAATCTCAGCAAAAACGAAAGTGGCCCCCTTAAAACAAGTCACGTTACCAAAGCTGGAGCTTTGCGCGGCCGAACTGCTCGTCCGGCTCACCGCTCACCTCCGCGACACTGTCGAGGCACGACAGGCTCCCGTGCACCTCTGGTCGGACTCCACGGTCGTCCTTGGTTGGATCCGCGGTCATCCGTCAAGATGGCAAACGTATGTAGCCAATAGAGTGTCGGCCATCCAAACGACGCTTCCCACCGCTCAGTGGCATTACGTCCCGGGCGAAGATAACCCTGCCGACTGTGCGTCGCGCGGAATCTCGGCGGGCCAGCTGGCGACTCACTCGCTGTGGTGGAAGGGCCCCGCCTGGCTGCGATCTGGCCCTGAGAACTGGCCGTCCACCAGCGGCTCTCCTTTGCTCCAGGAGCTTCCCGAGGCGCGAATGAGAGTCTATGCCCTCCTACAGCAGCCTAAAGTGGAGGAACCTATTGAACTCTGCCGCTTTTCCTCGCTACATCGTCTGATCAGAGTTACCGCTTGGAGCCGACGGTGGCTTCGACACTTTCAACGAACCTCTGGAACTCAGAGACATCCGCAGCATCCACTCACGATCACCGCCGCTGAATACGACGAAGCGATGCTGATGTCGATACAGAGAGTCCAGGCGTTGCACTACCACAACGAACTCGATACGCTCATCAAGAGGAGGGCGTTACCAG GGGTCGCACCTCAGCAGGCTGGTCGTCGACACGAACCATCGGAGGACGCTCCATGGCGGTGTACAGCTGACGCTGGGCTCGATTCAGCAGCAATTCTGGATTCCTCGAGGCCGCTCACTGGTCAAGGCGACGATCCGACGCTGCATACCCTGTGTGCGATGGCGGGCGGCGACCCTCAGCAGCTCATGGGAAACTTGCCGTCGAAGCGACTCACGCCAACGCGGCCCTTCCTCAACTCGGGGGTCGACTACGCCGGGCCCGTCCTCCTGCGGACTGCGAAGGGCCGAGGCCACCGAGCTTACAAGGTCTTTATCGCAGTTTTCGTCTGCTTCTGCACGAGGGCTGTGCATTTAGAGGTGGTGTCCGGCTACACGGCCGACGCCTTTCTGGCGGCCTTGCGACGCTTCACGTCGCGCCAAGGTCTCTGTTGCAGCATAACCAGCGATTGCGGCACCAACTTCGTGGGGGCGGACAGGCAACTGAGGGCGTTATTTTCGGCCAGTCACCCGGAACAACGCCGCACCGTCGAGGGGCTGGCCGGCGAGCGCATTCGATGGCAGTTCCATCCACCGGCGGCGCCTCATTTCGGCGGGCTCTGGGAGGCGGCGGTTAAATCAGTGAAGCACCATCTCCGACGGGTCGTAGGAGAGGCCACCTTGACTTACGAGGAGATGAGCACTCTCCTCGCTCAGGTGGAGGCCTGCTTGAATTCGAGGCCGTTGTAGGCCCTGTCCGATGACCCTGGAGACCTGGAGGCGCTGACACCGGGTCACTTTTTGATCGGATCGGCCATCAACGCTGTTCCTGAGCCGAGCCTGCGCGAGGTGCCAATGAATCGCTTGAACCGATGGCAGATGATCCAAAAGATGCGCGACCACTTCTGGGAGAGATGGTCGCAGGAATACGTAAATTCTCTCATGCCGAGGCTAAAATGGACAGCCCTCAATGCCCAGGTGGAGGTTGGCCGGCTCTGCTTACTCTGGATCGAAAACTCCCCGCCAACTCGCTGGCCGCTAGCGCGTATCGTCGAGGTTGATCCTGGAGATGACGGGAACGTTCGCGTCGTCACCGTGCGGACTCCCACGGCGACGCTTAAACGACCGATCGTGAAGCTCGTTCTCCTGCCACTAAGCGACACCGAGAATTAA